The Tistrella mobilis genome window below encodes:
- a CDS encoding YbhN family protein, with translation MTADLFPPPALDATARHNPVRPSRRRRWGGFAVKLVITVAALAIALPDADGRAVAARLAAAEPGWIALAIAIVLVQTIVSAHRWRRAARATGIRLRTRTALRALLVANGLGQALPASIGTDAARLALVRRPDRPIAALVSGVVLDRAAGLTGLAIAAAAALALLPHIGVHAEAAPEFGLLPLAAAVIGLAPVLAAALLARRRPTRYPDAPAATRKARLAAGAGRVLDDLARLGRRPRLAWRLLAPTLVVHALTGLAFWAVTRALGLGLDPLAGIALGILLATAATLPIAIAGWGVREGAAVALLPLAGLSAADAFAVSIAFGLMLLAAGIAGLAAWLLPAGD, from the coding sequence ATGACAGCCGACCTGTTTCCGCCACCGGCGCTCGACGCCACCGCCCGCCACAATCCCGTCCGGCCCTCGCGTCGACGGCGCTGGGGCGGTTTTGCCGTCAAGCTCGTGATCACCGTGGCGGCCCTGGCCATTGCCCTGCCCGATGCCGATGGTCGCGCGGTGGCTGCACGGCTTGCTGCGGCGGAACCCGGCTGGATCGCGCTTGCGATCGCGATCGTGCTGGTGCAGACCATCGTCTCCGCCCATCGCTGGCGACGGGCCGCCCGCGCCACCGGTATCCGGCTGCGCACCCGCACGGCCCTTCGGGCGCTGCTGGTCGCAAACGGCTTGGGTCAGGCGCTGCCGGCGTCGATCGGGACCGACGCGGCGCGGCTCGCTCTGGTCCGCCGGCCCGATCGACCAATAGCGGCACTGGTCTCAGGCGTCGTGCTCGACCGGGCGGCGGGGTTGACGGGGCTCGCCATTGCGGCAGCGGCAGCCCTCGCCCTTCTGCCCCATATCGGCGTCCATGCCGAAGCCGCGCCCGAGTTCGGCCTGCTGCCGCTGGCCGCAGCGGTGATCGGCCTTGCCCCGGTGCTTGCGGCCGCGCTTCTCGCCCGCCGTCGGCCAACCCGCTATCCGGATGCCCCCGCCGCCACCCGCAAGGCCCGTCTGGCTGCCGGGGCGGGGCGGGTCCTCGACGATCTCGCCCGGCTGGGACGACGTCCCCGACTGGCCTGGCGGCTGCTCGCGCCGACGCTCGTCGTTCACGCCCTCACCGGCCTCGCCTTCTGGGCGGTGACCCGGGCGCTGGGGCTGGGGCTGGACCCTCTGGCGGGCATTGCCCTCGGCATACTGCTCGCCACCGCCGCCACCCTGCCGATCGCCATTGCCGGCTGGGGTGTGCGGGAAGGCGCCGCCGTCGCCCTGCTGCCGCTTGCCGGCCTGTCAGCCGCCGATGCCTTCGCCGTCTCGATCGCCTTCGGGTTGATGCTGCTTGCCGCCGGCATCGCCGGATTGGCGGCCTGGTTGCTTCCGGCGGGCGACTGA
- a CDS encoding SOS response-associated peptidase produces the protein MCSRYELTVNAGDLAAVLARLLGRLPRLPAALDTALGVQAFRPTDRAPVLLIDAGGEAAVGLVPWGWPAPWDGSPLFNARIERLAEAPSFRPHLGRRCLVPATAWTEGRGRSRVRIGRRDGGLLTMAGLYGCDAAGNPAFTVITRPAVPAIAHIHPRMPALIDGDDQAMVWLDPAMSAPAALGLLEAAVTPDLSVAEAAPAAAMPDLFGGSAPSP, from the coding sequence ATGTGCTCGCGCTATGAATTGACGGTGAACGCAGGGGACCTGGCCGCCGTACTGGCCCGCCTGCTGGGCCGGCTGCCGCGCCTGCCGGCTGCACTCGACACAGCCCTTGGCGTTCAGGCATTCCGACCGACGGACAGGGCGCCGGTGCTGCTGATCGATGCTGGGGGCGAAGCGGCGGTCGGGCTGGTGCCCTGGGGCTGGCCGGCACCCTGGGACGGCAGCCCGCTGTTCAATGCCCGGATCGAACGCCTGGCGGAAGCGCCGAGCTTCCGGCCGCATCTGGGCCGGCGCTGCCTGGTGCCGGCCACGGCCTGGACCGAAGGCCGCGGCCGCAGCCGGGTCCGGATCGGCCGCCGGGACGGCGGCCTGTTGACGATGGCCGGGCTCTATGGCTGTGACGCCGCCGGCAATCCGGCCTTTACCGTGATCACCCGGCCGGCCGTCCCCGCCATTGCCCATATCCATCCGCGCATGCCGGCACTGATTGACGGCGATGATCAGGCGATGGTCTGGCTGGACCCGGCTATGTCTGCTCCGGCGGCGCTTGGCCTGCTGGAGGCGGCCGTGACCCCGGACCTCTCGGTTGCAGAAGCAGCCCCCGCGGCGGCCATGCCGGATCTGTTCGGCGGCAGCGCGCCGAGCCCATAA
- a CDS encoding Bax inhibitor-1/YccA family protein, whose product MAYDTRRAYDAGAASRAVAFDAGLRTYMLGIYNYMASALALTGIVAIAVASSPDVYTAIMGTGFRWVAILAPLGFVLALSAGINRFSKTTTQILYWLYAASVGLSLSTIFMAYTGSSIARTFFVTAAAFGGLSLYGYTTKRSLSGLGSFLIMGLIGIILASLVNLFIGSTMLQFVVSVAGVLIFAGLTAYDTQQLKQMYAANMDDETAGKLKVMGALRLYLDFLNLFMLLLQFMGSQRN is encoded by the coding sequence ATGGCCTACGACACCCGCAGGGCATACGACGCGGGGGCGGCGTCGAGGGCGGTGGCCTTCGATGCCGGGCTGCGCACCTATATGCTCGGCATCTACAACTATATGGCCTCGGCGCTGGCGCTGACCGGCATCGTCGCCATTGCGGTGGCGAGCTCGCCGGATGTCTACACGGCGATCATGGGCACCGGCTTCCGCTGGGTCGCCATTCTGGCACCTCTGGGCTTCGTGCTGGCGCTGTCGGCCGGCATCAACCGGTTCAGCAAGACCACCACCCAGATTCTCTACTGGCTCTACGCGGCCTCGGTCGGGCTGTCGCTGTCGACCATCTTCATGGCCTATACCGGCTCCAGCATCGCGCGGACCTTCTTCGTGACCGCAGCGGCGTTCGGCGGCCTCAGCCTTTATGGCTACACCACGAAGCGCTCGCTCTCCGGCCTCGGCTCGTTCCTGATCATGGGGCTGATCGGCATCATCCTCGCCAGCCTGGTGAACCTGTTCATCGGCTCCACGATGCTGCAGTTCGTGGTCTCGGTGGCGGGCGTGCTGATCTTCGCCGGCCTCACCGCCTACGACACTCAGCAGCTGAAGCAGATGTATGCGGCGAACATGGACGACGAGACCGCCGGCAAGCTCAAGGTGATGGGCGCGCTGCGGCTCTATCTCGACTTCCTGAACCTGTTCATGCTGCTGCTGCAGTTCATGGGCAGCCAGCGCAACTGA
- a CDS encoding invasion associated locus B family protein has product MNRPSAFAFRRLAMVAVVAAMGLVALPVTGVAPAQAQEISLLGTFGDWTAFKSGSGKAVSCWIATAPKQRQGEVKGRGDARVMVNRRNSGGRMVTEVSVFAGYAYKPGSEVAVTIGGNNFSLFTDGETAWARDADTDRKLLDAMRAGANMVVKGTAREGSVSTTDTYSLSGVTAGMSEIAKCGS; this is encoded by the coding sequence ATGAACCGTCCGTCCGCTTTCGCCTTCCGCCGTCTCGCCATGGTCGCCGTCGTCGCGGCCATGGGTCTTGTCGCCCTGCCCGTAACCGGTGTTGCACCGGCCCAGGCGCAGGAAATCAGCCTGCTTGGTACCTTCGGCGACTGGACCGCGTTCAAGTCCGGCTCGGGCAAGGCCGTCTCCTGCTGGATCGCGACCGCGCCCAAGCAGCGCCAGGGCGAGGTGAAGGGCCGCGGCGACGCCCGGGTGATGGTCAACCGCCGCAACAGCGGCGGCCGGATGGTCACCGAGGTCAGCGTTTTCGCAGGCTACGCCTACAAGCCCGGCAGCGAGGTGGCCGTGACCATCGGCGGCAACAACTTCTCGCTGTTCACCGACGGCGAAACCGCCTGGGCACGCGATGCCGACACCGACCGCAAGCTTCTGGATGCCATGCGCGCCGGTGCCAACATGGTGGTGAAGGGCACCGCTCGCGAGGGCAGTGTTTCGACCACCGACACCTACAGCCTGAGCGGCGTCACCGCCGGCATGAGCGAAATCGCCAAGTGCGGTAGCTGA
- the rlmN gene encoding 23S rRNA (adenine(2503)-C(2))-methyltransferase RlmN, translated as MTIVVQPVPEGTTATAALRRPAAAEKIAQTTAPVTLVPGDGRRTLIGLDRQELEAEMAALGEKPFRAKQLWHWMYFRGARDFDDMTNVPKAFRAKLAEHFVIGRPEVTTDQLSSDGTAKWLLRFADGREVETVHIPDDGRGALCVSSQVGCTLTCKFCHTGTQTWVRNLSAAEITAQMLVARDRLGEWPTPTDANRLISNIVLMGMGEPLYNFDAVAKAMRIVMDGEGVALSRRRITLSTSGVVPMMQRCGEELGVNLAVSLHAVTDDVRDMLVPINRKYPIAELMEACRTYPAASNARRITFEYVMLKGVNDSLADARELVRLLDGIPAKVNLIPFNPWPGSTFECSSWTQIRNFATYLNDQGYSSPVRTPRGRDILAACGQLKSASERARKSREAVPPPEPEVMDAAEREAMAAALALH; from the coding sequence ATGACCATCGTCGTCCAGCCGGTGCCCGAGGGCACCACCGCCACTGCGGCGCTCCGGCGCCCGGCCGCGGCCGAAAAGATCGCGCAGACCACCGCCCCGGTCACGCTGGTGCCCGGTGACGGCCGGCGTACGCTGATCGGGCTGGACCGCCAGGAACTGGAAGCCGAGATGGCGGCCCTGGGCGAGAAGCCGTTCCGGGCCAAGCAGCTCTGGCATTGGATGTATTTCCGCGGCGCCCGCGACTTCGACGACATGACCAATGTGCCGAAGGCGTTCCGGGCGAAGCTGGCCGAACATTTCGTCATCGGCCGGCCGGAGGTCACCACCGATCAGCTGTCGAGCGACGGCACGGCCAAATGGCTGCTGCGCTTCGCCGACGGTCGTGAGGTTGAAACCGTCCACATTCCCGATGACGGCCGCGGTGCGCTCTGCGTCTCGTCGCAGGTGGGCTGCACCCTGACCTGCAAGTTCTGCCATACCGGTACCCAGACCTGGGTGCGCAACCTTTCGGCAGCCGAGATCACCGCCCAGATGCTGGTCGCCCGCGACCGGCTGGGTGAATGGCCGACGCCGACCGATGCCAACCGGCTGATCTCGAACATCGTCCTGATGGGCATGGGCGAGCCGCTGTACAATTTCGACGCCGTCGCCAAGGCCATGCGCATCGTGATGGACGGCGAAGGCGTGGCGCTGTCGCGGCGGCGGATCACGCTCTCGACCTCCGGCGTGGTACCGATGATGCAGCGCTGCGGCGAAGAGCTGGGCGTCAATCTGGCGGTGTCGCTGCATGCGGTGACCGACGATGTCCGCGACATGCTGGTGCCTATCAACCGTAAGTACCCGATCGCCGAGTTGATGGAGGCCTGCAGGACCTACCCGGCGGCCAGCAATGCCCGGCGGATCACCTTCGAATACGTCATGTTGAAGGGCGTGAACGACAGCCTGGCCGATGCGCGTGAACTGGTCCGTCTGCTCGACGGCATTCCGGCCAAGGTCAATCTCATTCCGTTCAATCCCTGGCCGGGCTCGACCTTCGAATGTTCGTCCTGGACCCAGATCCGCAATTTCGCGACCTATCTGAACGATCAGGGCTATTCCTCGCCGGTGCGCACGCCCCGCGGCCGTGACATTCTGGCCGCCTGCGGTCAGCTGAAATCTGCCAGCGAGCGCGCCCGCAAGAGCCGTGAGGCCGTCCCGCCCCCTGAGCCGGAGGTGATGGACGCTGCCGAGCGTGAAGCCATGGCCGCGGCACTCGCCCTGCACTGA
- the pqqA gene encoding pyrroloquinoline quinone precursor peptide PqqA — protein sequence MNWTTPQIVETRVGMEINGYMPADFITPEDATDAETTGVEG from the coding sequence ATGAACTGGACCACGCCCCAGATCGTCGAGACCCGGGTTGGCATGGAAATCAACGGCTACATGCCGGCCGATTTCATCACCCCGGAAGACGCGACCGACGCGGAGACCACCGGCGTCGAAGGCTGA